A single window of Dermochelys coriacea isolate rDerCor1 chromosome 2, rDerCor1.pri.v4, whole genome shotgun sequence DNA harbors:
- the EN2 gene encoding homeobox protein engrailed-2: MEENDHSPREDSLEQQQRESSSSSSSSDAEPNRSRAMILPVVLQAPGNHQHPHRITNFFIDNILRPEFGRRKEAGTCSSGGSSGSSPEQLLLAGRENRRSPSTAPGSGGQLSGGGGGSAGEGEGGSKALALNGGAKKGGDSGALEGALKSRGLSGGDLSVSSDSDSSQASSNTSNQPMLWPAWVYCTRYSDRPSSGPRSRKPKKKNPNKEDKRPRTAFTAEQLQRLKAEFQTNRYLTEQRRQSLAQELSLNESQIKIWFQNKRAKIKKATGNKNTLAVHLMAQGLYNHSTTSKDGKSDSE, encoded by the exons ATGGAGGAGAATGACCACAGTCCTAGGGAAGATtcactggagcagcagcagcgggagtccagcagcagcagcagcagcagcgatgcGGAGCCCAACAGGAGCCGGGCGATGATCCTGCCCGTGGTCCTGCAGGCGCCTGGGAATCACCAGCACCCGCACCGGATCACGAACTTTTTCATAGACAACATCCTGAGGCCGGAGTTCGGGCGGAGGAAGGAAGCGGGGACCTGCAGCAGCGGGGGCAGCAGCGGCAGTAGCCCGGAGCAGCTGCTCTTAGCCGGCAGGGAGAACCGCCGGAGTCCCTCCACGGCGCCGGGGTCTGGGGGGCAACTCAGCGGCGGAGGGGGAGGCTCGGCGGGCGAAGGGGAAGGAGGCTCCAAAGCCCTTGCTCTCAATGGGGGAGCCAAGAAAGGAGGCGACTCCGGGGCCCTGGAAGGAGCCTTGAAATCCCGGGGGCTAAGCGGCGGCGATCTGTCTGTGAGCTCGGACTCTGATAGCTCCCAAGCCAGCTCCAACACCAGTAACCAGCCCATGCTCTGGCCAGCCTGGGTTTACTGTACTAGGTACTCGGACAGGCCTTCTTCAG GCCCCCGGTCTCGTAAACCAAAGAAGAAGAACCCCAACAAAGAAGACAAGCGTCCCCGGACAGCCTTCACTGCGGAGCAGCTGCAGAGACTGAAAGCGGAGTTTCAGACAAACAGATACTTGACGGAGCAGAGGAGACAGAGCCTGGCTCAGGAACTCAGCCTCAACGAGTCTCAGATCAAAATCTGGTTTCAGAACAAACGAGCCAAAATCAAGAAAGCCACTGGCAACAAGAACACCCTGGCGGTGCATCTCATGGCACAAGGACTGTACAACCACTCCACCACATCAAAAGACGGCAAGTCAGACAGTGAATAG